The following coding sequences lie in one Micromonospora sp. R77 genomic window:
- a CDS encoding transcriptional regulator, translating to MALRGGTRFAVRCEDVFPAGCALVPESLGEVEDYDEKTGRRSPAKDKLTGQRVWQVRVMDLDPELGKRSRETTVKISADYQPVPPTGAPFEAVEFEGMTVTPYVTNNNRMAYSLRATGMRAPAGVAKKAAA from the coding sequence ATGGCTCTGCGTGGCGGTACGAGGTTCGCCGTGCGTTGTGAGGACGTGTTCCCGGCGGGATGCGCCCTGGTCCCCGAGTCCCTGGGTGAGGTCGAGGACTACGACGAGAAGACCGGCCGGCGCAGCCCGGCGAAGGACAAACTGACCGGCCAGCGGGTGTGGCAGGTCCGCGTGATGGACCTGGACCCCGAGCTCGGCAAGCGTTCCCGGGAGACGACGGTCAAGATCTCCGCCGACTACCAGCCGGTCCCGCCGACGGGCGCGCCGTTCGAGGCGGTGGAGTTCGAGGGCATGACGGTCACGCCGTACGTGACCAACAACAACCGGATGGCGTACTCGCTGCGGGCGACCGGCATGCGCGCCCCGGCGGGCGTGGCCAAGAAGGCGGCGGCGTAG